DNA from Pelagibacterium nitratireducens:
TGTCGCCGATGCTCCGAAAGGCAATTGGGTCGACCGTTATGCACCAGCCTACGCCAAGCCCTATCTGCGCATGTCGCGGCTCGACCGACCGATAGGCTACCAGCTTCTGTTCTGGCCATGCGCCTACGCCTTGGGACTGGTCAGTGTCGCCAAAGACAGCGCTTTCAACTGGTGGCATCTGGTCCTGTTTTTCATCGGCGCCATTGCCATGCGGGGTGCCGGTTGCACGTTCAACGACATTGTCGATCGGGACATCGACGACAAGGTGGCCCGAACGCGGTCACGGCCCATTCCGTCCGGGCAGGTTAGCGTGAAGCAGGCGGCAATCTGGCTGGTCGCGCAATCGCTGGTCGGGCTTGCGGTGCTGGTCCAGTTCAATGGATTTGCCATTCTCCTCGGTATCGCCTCGCTGGTGCTGGTGGCGATCTATCCGTTCATGAAGCGTGTCACGTACTGGCCACAGCTTTTTCTCGGGCTGGCCTTTTCGTGGGGCGCCCTGCTGGGCTGGGCCACGGAAACGGGGGCTCTGGCCTGGCCCGCGCTGGTCCTCTATCTGGGATGCATCGCCTGGACCATCGGATACGACACCATCTATGCGCTGCAGGATGTCGAAGACGATGCGCTAATCGGGGTGAAATCGACTGCACGGCTGGTCGGTTCTGACGTCAAGCCGTTCGTTGCGGCATTTTATGCATTGGCAGCGGTCCTATGGAGCGTTGCGGCACTGATGGTGGGCGCTGGACTTGTGTTCTTCGTCCTGTTCCTTTTGACAGTGGCTATGCTGGCCTGGCAGGTGGCGACCATCCAGCGCACCAATGGCGCGCGCAGCCTGATGCTGTTTAAATCCAACCATTGGCTGGGCGCTGCTCTGACAGCGGCATTCGTTATTGAGGGGCTATTCTAGGCACCAAATGCAAACGCCCCGCCAGTGGCGGGGCGGTATCTGCTTTCAGAGGTCGCAGGGAGTACGATCAGGCCTGCTTTTCACCGGGCTTGCGACGGCGGGCGAAACGAGTGCGACGTTCGGCTTCTGCCGAGAGCATGCGTCGGCCGTTTGAATTGCCAACCATGACGCCGTCGATCTGCTGGGAGTAGGCAACAAGCGCACCATCGCCAGAGCGGATGTAGAGGGGCAGCCGCAGTTTGCGGCCCCAGTTCTGCCATTCGGCCACGACGTTGGAATTGCCTTCTTCCTCAAAGACCCGGTAATTGAGGTCGTCATTTGAATGGATCAGTTCAATT
Protein-coding regions in this window:
- a CDS encoding DUF6101 family protein, translated to MVFGMIVDGFPSTLLQGAVYPRHRVHSAANDNGRRDDMMTVTVRRKLDKSGVTVKIKVPVAEYVGVAVSTRITDEGNLSSAIELIHSNDDLNYRVFEEEGNSNVVAEWQNWGRKLRLPLYIRSGDGALVAYSQQIDGVMVGNSNGRRMLSAEAERRTRFARRRKPGEKQA
- the ubiA gene encoding 4-hydroxybenzoate octaprenyltransferase, whose amino-acid sequence is MHENTPGSVADAPKGNWVDRYAPAYAKPYLRMSRLDRPIGYQLLFWPCAYALGLVSVAKDSAFNWWHLVLFFIGAIAMRGAGCTFNDIVDRDIDDKVARTRSRPIPSGQVSVKQAAIWLVAQSLVGLAVLVQFNGFAILLGIASLVLVAIYPFMKRVTYWPQLFLGLAFSWGALLGWATETGALAWPALVLYLGCIAWTIGYDTIYALQDVEDDALIGVKSTARLVGSDVKPFVAAFYALAAVLWSVAALMVGAGLVFFVLFLLTVAMLAWQVATIQRTNGARSLMLFKSNHWLGAALTAAFVIEGLF